The proteins below are encoded in one region of Ursus arctos isolate Adak ecotype North America unplaced genomic scaffold, UrsArc2.0 scaffold_24, whole genome shotgun sequence:
- the RFNG gene encoding beta-1,3-N-acetylglucosaminyltransferase radical fringe has translation MSRARGALCRACLALAAALAALLLLPLPLPRVPAPAQAPAPAPTPGPGRRASPARPATAPRLRPDDVFIAVKTTQKNHGPRLGLLLSTWISRARQQTFIFTDGDDPELQLQGGSHVINTNCSAVHTRQALCCKMSVEYDKFIESGRKWFCHVDDDNYVNPKGLLRLLSTFSPSQDVYLGRPSLDHPIEAAERVQGGGTVTTVKFWFATGGAGFCLSRGLALKMSPWASLGSFMSTAERVRLPDDCTVGYIVEGLLGARLLPSSLFHSHLENLQRLPPDAVPQQVTLSYGGPENPHNVVNVMGGFSLQQDPTRFKSVHCLLYPDTDWCPVHKQSDLVSR, from the exons ATGAGCCGCGCGCGGGGGGCGCTGTGCCGGGCCTGCCTCGCGCTGGCCGCGGCCCTGGccgcgctgctgctgctgccactgccGCTGCCCCGTGTGCcggccccagcccaggccccggccccggccccgacTCCAGGCCCCGGCCGGCGGGCGTCCCCTGCCCGACCCGCCACCGCCCCCCGCCTGCGACCGGACGACGTCTTCATCGCTGTCAAGACCACTCAGAAGAACCACGGTCCACGCCTGGGGCTGCTACTGAGCACCTGGATCTCCCGGGCCCGCCAACAG ACGTTCATCTTCACGGATGGGGATGACCCTGAGCTTCAACTCCAGGGAG GCAGCCATGTAATCAATACCAACTGTTCCGCTGTGCACACccgccaggcactgtgctgcaAGATGTCGGTGGAGTACGACAAGTTCATCGAGTCGGGCCGCAA gtgGTTCTGCCATGTGGATGATGACAACTATGTGAACCCCAAAGGCCTGCTCCGGCTGCTCTCCACCTTCTCGCCCAGCCAGGATGTCTACCTGGGGCGGCCCAGCCTGGACCACCCCATCGAGGCCGCCGAGAGGGTCCAGGGAGGAGGCACT GTGACCACTGTCAAGTTCTGGTTTGCTACGGGCGGGGCCGGGTTCTGCCTGAGCAGAGGCCTCGCTCTGAAGATGAGCCCCTGGGCCAG CCTGGGCAGCTTCATGAGCACAGCCGAGCGGGTGCGGCTGCCGGATGACTGCACCGTGGGCTACATCGTGGAGGGGCTGCTGGGTGCTCGCCTGCTGCCCAGCTCGCTCTTCCATTCCCACCTGGAGAACCTGCAGAGGCTGCCGCCTGACGCTGTGCCACAGCAG gtCACCTTGAGTTACGGGGGTCCAGAAAACCCACATAATGTCGTGAATGTGATGGGAGGCTTCAGTCTGCAGCAGGACCCCACACG GTTCAAGTCTGTCCACTGCCTTCTGTACCCAGATACGGATTGGTGTCCTGTGCACAAGCAGAGTGACCTCGTTTCTCGGTGA